One window of Panthera tigris isolate Pti1 chromosome C2, P.tigris_Pti1_mat1.1, whole genome shotgun sequence genomic DNA carries:
- the HTR1F gene encoding 5-hydroxytryptamine receptor 1F, translating into MDSLNSSDQNLTSEELLNRMPSKILVSLTLSGLALMTTTINSLVIAAIIVTRKLHHPANYLICSLAVTDFLVAVLVMPFSIVYIVRESWIMGQVVCDIWLSVDITCCTCSILHLSAIALDRYRAITDAVEYSRKRTPKHAGITITIVWIISIFISMPPLFWRHQGTSRDDECIIKHDHIVSTIYSTFGAFYIPLTLILILYYKIYKAAKMLYHKRQASRIAKEEVNGQVLLGSSEKSTRLVSTPYMLEKSLSDPSTDFDKIHSTVKSSRSDFKHEKSWRRQKISGTRERKAATTLGLILGAFVICWLPFFVKELVVNVCEKCKISEEMSNFLTWLGYLNSLINPLIYTIFNEDFKKAFQKLVRCRC; encoded by the coding sequence atggattCCTTAAACTCATCTGATCAAAACTTGACTTCAGAAGAACTATTAAACAGAATGCCGTCTAAAATTCTGGTGTCCCTCACTCTCTCCGGGCTGGCACTGATGACAACAACCATCAACTCCCTTGTGATTGCTGCAATTATTGTCACCCGGAAGCTGCACCACCCAGCCAACTATTTAATTTGCTCCCTTGCCGTCACAGATTTTCTTGTAGCTGTCCTGGTGATGCCTTTCAGCATCGTGTACATTGTGAGAGAGAGCTGGATTATGGGGCAGGTGGTCTGTGACATCTGGCTGAGCGTTGACATTACGTGCTGCACGTGCTCCATCTTGCATCTCTCTGCTATAGCTCTGGATCGGTATCGGGCAATCACAGATGCTGTGGAGTACTCCAGGAAAAGAACTCCCAAGCATGCTGGCATTACGATTACAATAGTTTggattatatctatttttatctctatGCCTCCTTTATTCTGGAGGCACCAAGGAACTAGCCGCGATGATGAGTGCATCATCAAACACGACCACATCGTCTCGACTATTTACTCAACATTCGGAGCTTTCTACATCCCATTAACATTGATTTTGATCCTCtactacaaaatatataaagcagcaAAAATGTTATACCACAAGAGACAAGCAAGTAGGATTGCCAAGGAGGAGGTGAATGGCCAAGTCCTTTTGGGGAGTAGTGAGAAAAGCACCAGACTAGTCTCCACACCCTACATGCTAGAAAAATCTTTATCTGATCCATCAACAGACTTTGATAAAATTCACAGCACAGTGAAAAGCTCCAGGTCTGATTTCAAGCATGAGAAATCTTGGAGAAGGCAAAAGATCTCAGGCACAAGAGAACGCAAAGCAGCTACTACGCTGGGGTTAATCTTGGGTGCATTTGTAATATGTTGGCTTCCTTTCTTTGTAAAAGAATTGGTTGTTAATGTCTGTGAAAAGTGtaaaatttctgaagaaatgtCAAATTTTTTGACATGGCTTGGATATCTCAACTCCCTTATAAATCCACTGATTTATACAATCTTTAATGAAGACTTCAAGAAAGCCTTCCAAAAACTTGTACGATGTCGATGTTAG